A section of the Kribbella voronezhensis genome encodes:
- a CDS encoding GntR family transcriptional regulator: MSESQGALESLSLVQLAANAIRRMILAGELAEGERLIEERLTEQLGISRPPLREALRVLEQEGLIVTRPRRGSMVATLTDQDVFEILTLRSALERLAMELAVPVRFPDRLKVAQEALVEMERCAAAEDRGSLVQAGYRFHSSLVALAGHRRLEEAYASVQQQLLLCMARNLYAREHYHEDLNEHVARHRHLLELVEAGDPAAVLAELAVHGERSFSDPQNKVGKRSARNS, from the coding sequence ATGAGCGAGTCGCAGGGTGCACTGGAGTCACTGAGCCTGGTCCAGCTCGCGGCCAACGCGATCCGGCGGATGATCCTGGCCGGTGAGCTGGCCGAGGGTGAGCGGTTGATCGAGGAACGGCTCACCGAGCAGCTCGGCATCAGCCGTCCCCCACTGCGCGAAGCGCTGCGGGTGCTGGAGCAGGAAGGGCTGATCGTGACCAGGCCGCGGCGCGGGTCGATGGTGGCCACGCTGACCGATCAGGACGTCTTCGAGATCCTCACCCTGCGATCCGCGCTGGAGCGGCTGGCGATGGAGCTCGCGGTCCCCGTGCGATTCCCGGACCGGTTGAAGGTCGCCCAGGAAGCGCTGGTGGAGATGGAGCGTTGCGCGGCGGCCGAGGACCGCGGCAGCCTCGTGCAGGCCGGCTACCGGTTCCACTCCTCCCTCGTCGCGCTGGCGGGACACCGGCGACTCGAAGAGGCCTACGCGTCGGTGCAGCAGCAGCTCCTGCTTTGCATGGCGCGCAACCTCTACGCCCGCGAGCACTACCACGAAGATCTCAACGAGCACGTCGCCAGGCACCGTCACCTGCTCGAGCTCGTCGAGGCCGGCGACCCCGCCGCAGTGCTGGCCGAGCTCGCGGTTCACGGCGAACGATCGTTCAGCGACCCTCAGAACAAGGTAGGCAAGCGCTCGGCGAGGAATTCGTAG
- a CDS encoding aminotransferase class V-fold PLP-dependent enzyme gives MTDISRPRPELWTLDPGVLHLNHGSYGAVPRRTQDVLASLRAETEANPMAWFRSVADRLTAARLELASYLETDPAGFALVPNASAGVTAALATVPIAPGSRIVLTNHAYGAVRFAAERFARQHQAEVVVVDVPLESDDDTVVSLISAALGSTTAALVVDQISSATAMIFPIRRLVEACARYDIPVIVDGAHAPGLLDAPAGDGADFWTGNFHKWPCSPRGTAGLVVAEKWRARTLPLIVSWSEYDERLPERFDMQGTFDYAPWIAAPESLRVLADLEWQRRRTQLSATLDEGARVIAKALGSSVPEVVHPAPTMRLVELPFPGEPTPEAGAAFKLRVSRELKAEITLTAFDTRVFIRLSAHAYNSLRDYEFLAERLPTLF, from the coding sequence GTGACGGATATCAGCCGACCCCGCCCCGAGCTGTGGACTCTCGATCCCGGCGTCCTGCATCTCAACCACGGCTCGTACGGCGCGGTGCCGCGGCGTACCCAGGACGTTCTGGCGTCCCTGCGGGCGGAGACCGAGGCCAACCCGATGGCGTGGTTCCGCTCGGTCGCCGACCGGCTGACGGCCGCCCGGCTCGAGTTGGCGTCGTACCTGGAGACCGACCCGGCCGGCTTCGCGCTGGTGCCGAACGCGAGCGCCGGCGTCACGGCCGCGCTCGCCACCGTCCCGATCGCGCCAGGCAGCCGGATCGTGCTGACGAATCACGCGTACGGCGCGGTGCGGTTCGCGGCGGAACGCTTCGCCCGGCAGCACCAGGCCGAGGTCGTCGTCGTCGACGTGCCGCTGGAATCCGACGACGACACGGTGGTCTCGCTCATCTCCGCGGCCCTGGGCAGCACCACCGCCGCCCTGGTGGTGGACCAGATCAGCTCGGCGACCGCGATGATCTTCCCGATCCGGCGCCTGGTCGAGGCGTGCGCGCGGTACGACATCCCCGTCATCGTCGACGGCGCCCATGCACCCGGGCTGCTCGACGCCCCGGCCGGCGACGGCGCCGACTTCTGGACCGGCAACTTCCACAAGTGGCCGTGCTCGCCGCGCGGGACCGCCGGTCTGGTGGTCGCGGAGAAGTGGCGGGCGCGGACGTTGCCGCTGATCGTGTCCTGGTCGGAGTACGACGAGCGGCTGCCGGAGCGCTTCGACATGCAGGGCACCTTCGACTACGCGCCCTGGATCGCCGCACCCGAGTCGTTGCGGGTGCTCGCCGACCTCGAGTGGCAGCGGCGCCGGACGCAGCTGTCGGCGACCCTGGACGAAGGTGCCCGGGTGATCGCGAAGGCGCTCGGCTCGTCGGTGCCCGAGGTGGTCCACCCGGCTCCGACGATGCGGTTGGTGGAACTCCCCTTCCCGGGCGAGCCGACGCCCGAGGCCGGCGCGGCTTTCAAGCTCCGGGTGTCGCGCGAGCTCAAGGCGGAGATCACCCTGACCGCCTTCGACACCCGGGTCTTCATCCGCCTCTCCGCCCACGCCTACAACAGCCTGCGCGACTACGAATTCCTCGCCGAGCGCTTGCCTACCTTGTTCTGA
- a CDS encoding NAD(P)-dependent oxidoreductase, with product MAQHESPAISAGTARLGFAGLGNLGKPMVQALLRNGWTISVLDRDAARAGDLDGVRVVPTAAGLADCAVVALAVPDDEAVSQILDELVPLLAAGSVVLIHSTILPGTAKRLAEQAERHGVGLLDVPVSGGAERALAGSLTVMAGGRAEVLERVGPVLDSVAGEVIHAGPAGAGAAVKLANQLMMFAALAGVQEALELAAAYDVPERTVLEAVSTSTGDSWITRNWGFFDQTVAAYDSAGTPVRDRPWSKDLWDIVAAARDRALPLPVAGLLAQHLAERVEEHARKGSGS from the coding sequence GTGGCCCAGCATGAATCTCCCGCAATCTCCGCCGGAACAGCACGGCTCGGATTCGCCGGCCTCGGCAATCTGGGCAAGCCGATGGTGCAGGCACTGCTCCGGAACGGCTGGACAATCTCGGTCCTGGACCGGGACGCGGCCCGGGCCGGGGATCTCGACGGCGTCCGGGTCGTTCCCACAGCGGCCGGGCTCGCCGACTGCGCGGTGGTCGCGCTAGCTGTTCCGGACGACGAGGCGGTCAGCCAGATCCTCGACGAACTCGTCCCGCTCCTCGCGGCGGGATCGGTGGTCCTGATCCACAGCACGATCCTGCCCGGTACGGCGAAGCGCCTTGCAGAGCAGGCCGAGCGCCACGGTGTCGGGTTGCTCGACGTACCGGTCAGTGGTGGAGCCGAGAGAGCGCTCGCCGGCTCTCTGACGGTGATGGCCGGTGGTCGGGCCGAGGTGCTGGAACGGGTCGGACCGGTGCTCGATTCGGTCGCCGGCGAGGTGATCCATGCCGGACCGGCCGGTGCCGGCGCCGCGGTCAAACTCGCGAACCAGTTGATGATGTTCGCCGCCCTGGCCGGGGTCCAGGAGGCACTCGAGTTGGCCGCAGCGTACGACGTACCGGAGCGGACCGTGCTGGAGGCGGTGTCCACGAGCACAGGGGACTCGTGGATCACCCGCAACTGGGGCTTCTTCGACCAGACCGTGGCCGCCTACGACAGCGCCGGTACGCCGGTCCGCGACCGGCCGTGGAGCAAGGACCTGTGGGACATCGTGGCAGCGGCCCGAGATCGCGCTCTCCCGTTGCCGGTCGCCGGTCTGCTCGCGCAGCACCTCGCCGAGCGGGTCGAGGAGCACGCACGCAAGGGATCCGGATCGTGA
- a CDS encoding MFS transporter, whose product MGILSAPDSVDKREYWGFSLYDWANSGYVTTVGTVLFAPYLTSVAETAACGRVGTTDDPCHTNLHVLGLGISPGSLAFYVVTVATLMSALFLPVVGAIADRSPRKRVLMCGFAWAGALAACCMVFVSGDRWALGALLLFLGNLCLGSSLVVYDSILIDIAAPDDRDDVSSRAWAFGYLGGFILLAINLGVVTAHDALGLGKGTAVRLSLLSAGLWWGLFTLIPYLRLKDRPPASVVPVGGNLIKQSFGQLFATLRHVRSYPMTLLFLVAYLFFNDGIQTVISVSSTYGEKQLGFETQILIMTILLVQFVAFFGALAFGRFARRYGSQRTIMGGLVVWMVIVIAGFLLPAHQIAPFLAMGLAIGIVLGGTQALSRSAFSQLIPKGREAEYFSLYQAGERGTSWLGTLVFGLVHQLTGSYRPAIVALGIFFVVGLVLLARVDMRRGITEAGNTQPALV is encoded by the coding sequence ATGGGAATCCTCTCCGCCCCGGACAGCGTGGACAAGCGCGAATACTGGGGGTTCAGCCTCTACGACTGGGCCAACTCCGGCTACGTCACCACCGTCGGCACCGTACTGTTCGCGCCGTACCTCACCTCGGTGGCCGAAACCGCTGCCTGCGGACGAGTCGGTACGACGGACGACCCCTGCCACACCAACCTGCACGTCCTCGGTCTCGGCATCTCCCCCGGCTCGCTGGCCTTCTACGTCGTCACCGTCGCCACCTTGATGTCGGCGCTGTTCCTGCCGGTCGTCGGAGCGATCGCGGACCGGTCGCCTCGCAAGCGAGTGCTGATGTGCGGCTTCGCCTGGGCCGGTGCCCTGGCCGCCTGCTGCATGGTCTTCGTCAGCGGCGACCGCTGGGCGCTGGGGGCGCTGCTGCTGTTCCTCGGCAACCTCTGTCTCGGGTCGTCGCTGGTCGTGTACGACTCGATCCTGATCGACATCGCGGCGCCGGACGATCGTGACGACGTCTCCTCGCGCGCCTGGGCGTTCGGCTACCTCGGCGGATTCATCCTGCTGGCGATCAACCTCGGCGTCGTCACCGCGCACGACGCGCTCGGCCTGGGCAAGGGGACGGCGGTCCGGCTCAGTCTGCTGAGCGCCGGGTTGTGGTGGGGCCTGTTCACCCTCATCCCCTACCTGCGGCTGAAGGACCGGCCACCGGCGAGCGTCGTACCGGTCGGCGGCAACCTGATCAAGCAGAGTTTCGGGCAGCTTTTCGCCACCCTGCGGCACGTCCGGTCGTACCCGATGACGTTGCTGTTCCTGGTCGCGTACCTGTTCTTCAACGACGGCATCCAGACCGTCATCTCGGTCTCCTCGACGTACGGCGAGAAGCAACTCGGCTTCGAGACGCAGATCCTGATCATGACGATCCTGCTGGTCCAGTTCGTCGCGTTCTTCGGCGCGCTCGCCTTCGGCCGGTTCGCCCGGCGCTACGGCAGCCAGCGCACGATCATGGGCGGCCTGGTGGTCTGGATGGTGATCGTGATCGCCGGCTTCCTGCTGCCCGCGCACCAGATCGCGCCGTTCCTCGCGATGGGCCTGGCGATCGGGATCGTCCTCGGCGGCACCCAGGCGCTGTCGAGGTCGGCGTTCAGCCAACTGATTCCGAAGGGCCGCGAGGCGGAGTACTTCAGCCTGTACCAGGCCGGCGAACGCGGCACCTCGTGGCTCGGCACCCTCGTCTTCGGCCTGGTCCACCAGCTCACCGGCTCCTACCGGCCCGCCATCGTTGCCCTCGGCATCTTCTTCGTCGTCGGCCTGGTCCTGCTCGCCCGGGTCGACATGCGCCGCGGCATCACCGAAGCCGGCAACACCCAGCCCGCCCTGGTCTGA
- a CDS encoding glycerophosphodiester phosphodiesterase, whose translation MYPYLDHDGPIAMAHRGGALHPDNVGYENSMHAFEQAVGLGYQYLETDLHATSDGVVVAFHDHRLDRVTDRTGVISQLPWSEVKKARINGHEPIPLLTDVLEHFPATRLNLDIKADNGVLPAAAVLRKAGAIDRVCVSSFSQARVKRIRAELGERLATGFGEQEIARIRFSPFRFDSPGACLQIPEYYGRLKVLTSGLLRRAHALGKQVHVWTVDDPATMHRLLDAGVDGLITDRTDLLRDILIERGQWP comes from the coding sequence GTGTATCCGTATCTCGACCACGACGGGCCGATCGCGATGGCCCACCGCGGCGGCGCCCTGCACCCTGACAACGTCGGCTACGAGAACTCGATGCATGCCTTCGAGCAGGCGGTCGGACTCGGGTACCAGTACCTGGAGACCGACCTGCACGCGACCAGCGACGGGGTGGTGGTGGCCTTCCACGACCACCGGCTCGACCGCGTCACCGATCGCACCGGCGTGATCTCCCAGCTGCCGTGGTCGGAGGTCAAGAAGGCCCGGATCAACGGTCACGAGCCGATCCCGCTGCTCACCGACGTGCTCGAGCACTTCCCGGCGACCAGGCTCAACCTCGACATCAAGGCCGACAACGGCGTCCTGCCCGCGGCCGCCGTACTGCGGAAGGCCGGCGCCATCGACCGCGTCTGCGTCTCGTCGTTCTCCCAGGCCCGGGTCAAGCGCATCCGCGCCGAGCTCGGGGAACGCCTGGCGACCGGCTTCGGTGAGCAGGAGATCGCCCGGATCCGGTTCTCCCCTTTTCGCTTCGACTCCCCCGGCGCCTGCCTGCAGATCCCGGAGTACTACGGCCGCCTCAAGGTCCTCACGTCGGGACTGCTGCGGCGCGCGCATGCCCTCGGCAAGCAGGTGCACGTCTGGACCGTCGACGACCCGGCGACCATGCACCGCCTCCTGGACGCCGGAGTGGACGGGCTCATCACCGATCGCACCGACCTGCTCCGCGACATACTGATCGAACGCGGGCAGTGGCCGTGA
- a CDS encoding polysaccharide lyase 6 family protein: MDRRTFLAGGTLGVAAVALQLSGGRRADAQVSAVVTSLSQLQQAINSAGPGTTITVANGSYAVPSGSPVTISGRHGTSTAPITIVAESRGGVTLTGAQSFVFANSSYVTISGFAFRQSTTLEIPADCPRIRLTRNDFQLAAAAGHWVVVRGDDVKIDRNVFHDKSTLGVYLVIDGPGSTAMAQRTNIARNYFRDHTYSGDNGGEPIRLGVSGRALSTADATVEYNLFERVNGDPEAISVKSSGNTIRYNTIRSSTGGIVLRHGNENRVESNYLLSGANGIRIYGNDHLIVNNYVGGVGSAGIVLGSGTERDHYEGEPEDSRRGNDAPDRVTIVLNTLRNNAQAVVGESQRTIPPLGCRISDNLLVGDSGSLVDMPYLQGITWSGNILWGSASNGNIPSSGFTRADPKLVAGSDGVYRLSTGSAAVNASSQDHSSQVTDDLDGQPRVAPYDVGADELSTATTLRHPLTPTDVGPNAP; this comes from the coding sequence ATGGATCGTCGTACCTTCTTGGCCGGCGGCACCCTCGGTGTCGCCGCAGTCGCCCTGCAACTGTCCGGCGGGCGTCGTGCCGACGCGCAGGTGTCGGCCGTCGTCACCTCGCTGTCCCAGCTGCAACAAGCGATCAACAGTGCCGGCCCCGGCACCACGATCACGGTCGCGAACGGCTCGTACGCCGTACCGTCGGGCTCACCCGTCACGATCAGCGGCCGCCACGGCACCAGCACGGCGCCGATCACGATCGTGGCCGAGTCGCGCGGTGGCGTCACGCTCACCGGTGCGCAGAGCTTCGTGTTCGCCAACTCGTCGTACGTGACGATCAGCGGGTTCGCGTTCCGGCAGAGTACGACGCTGGAGATCCCGGCCGACTGTCCCCGGATCCGGCTGACCCGCAACGACTTCCAGCTCGCCGCGGCTGCGGGGCACTGGGTCGTCGTGCGGGGTGACGACGTGAAGATCGACCGGAACGTGTTCCACGACAAGTCCACCCTGGGCGTCTATCTGGTGATCGACGGACCGGGCAGTACGGCGATGGCGCAGCGCACGAACATCGCCCGCAACTACTTCCGCGATCACACGTACTCCGGCGACAACGGCGGTGAGCCGATCCGCCTCGGTGTCAGTGGACGCGCACTGTCCACGGCGGACGCCACCGTGGAGTACAACCTCTTCGAGCGGGTGAACGGCGACCCCGAGGCGATCTCGGTGAAGTCGTCGGGCAACACGATCCGGTACAACACCATCCGCTCGTCGACCGGTGGGATCGTGCTGCGGCACGGCAACGAGAACCGGGTCGAGAGCAACTATCTGCTGTCCGGTGCGAACGGGATCAGGATCTACGGCAACGACCACCTGATCGTGAACAACTACGTCGGTGGGGTCGGCAGCGCCGGGATCGTGCTCGGCAGTGGAACCGAGCGCGATCACTACGAAGGCGAGCCCGAAGACAGCCGGCGCGGCAACGACGCTCCGGACCGGGTCACGATCGTGCTGAACACCCTGCGGAACAACGCTCAGGCAGTGGTCGGCGAGAGTCAGCGGACGATACCGCCACTGGGCTGCCGGATCTCGGACAACCTCCTGGTCGGCGACAGCGGTTCCCTGGTGGACATGCCTTACCTGCAGGGCATCACGTGGTCGGGCAACATCCTGTGGGGCTCGGCGTCGAACGGCAACATCCCGTCGTCCGGCTTCACCCGGGCCGACCCGAAGCTCGTCGCGGGCTCCGACGGCGTCTACCGGCTCAGCACCGGCAGCGCCGCCGTCAACGCCTCCAGCCAGGACCACTCCAGCCAGGTCACCGACGACCTCGACGGCCAACCCCGGGTAGCCCCGTACGACGTCGGCGCCGACGAACTCTCCACCGCCACAACCCTCCGCCACCCCCTCACCCCCACCGACGTCGGCCCCAACGCCCCGTAG